One Corynebacterium uterequi DNA segment encodes these proteins:
- a CDS encoding alpha-amylase family glycosyl hydrolase — translation MSVKSESIFWHVYPLSACGAQIHGEHDPADRLRAMLPWVEEAAELGCSALLLAPIFQSTAHGYDTLDHFRIDDRLGGADPAEADAVFGELVEACRERGLDIWLDGVFNHVGVQHPLVEEGSPLIARDDEGQPLGWEGDGTLALLDHSRPETEDLVVDVMCHWLERGITGWRLDVAYAVPSEFWSRVVTRVRERFPEAGFLGEMIHGDYVEAAAAGQLDTMTQYEVWKAVWSSLQNENFWELDHALGRHAEFQARMYEHGKPGLQTFIGNHDVERVCSLVGAEKAGLAAVALLTLPGIPSIYYGDERGAEGRKGEGVDADAALRPSFDELPEPGELTQLYRRLIGLRGEHGWIAEGDLEVVEKSDEAIAYVVRARGEQAHELAVNLSVADGSHAAIHIDGAEALVF, via the coding sequence GTGAGTGTGAAATCTGAGTCTATTTTCTGGCACGTCTATCCGCTCTCCGCGTGCGGCGCGCAGATCCACGGGGAGCACGACCCGGCCGACCGCTTGCGCGCCATGCTGCCGTGGGTCGAGGAGGCGGCGGAGCTCGGCTGTTCGGCGTTGCTGCTCGCCCCGATTTTCCAATCGACGGCTCACGGCTATGACACGCTCGATCACTTCCGCATCGACGACCGTCTCGGTGGAGCGGATCCGGCTGAGGCGGACGCCGTCTTCGGCGAGCTCGTAGAGGCCTGTCGCGAGCGCGGCCTCGATATCTGGCTGGATGGCGTGTTTAACCATGTGGGCGTTCAGCATCCCTTGGTTGAGGAGGGGTCACCGCTCATCGCCCGCGACGATGAAGGCCAGCCGCTCGGTTGGGAAGGCGACGGCACGCTGGCGTTGCTCGATCATTCCCGCCCGGAGACGGAAGACCTGGTCGTGGACGTCATGTGCCACTGGCTGGAACGCGGGATCACCGGGTGGCGTCTCGACGTCGCGTACGCCGTGCCCTCGGAGTTCTGGTCCCGGGTGGTCACCCGGGTGCGTGAGCGTTTCCCCGAGGCCGGCTTCCTCGGCGAGATGATCCACGGAGACTACGTCGAGGCTGCCGCGGCCGGGCAGTTGGACACGATGACCCAGTACGAGGTGTGGAAGGCCGTGTGGTCCTCCCTGCAGAATGAGAATTTCTGGGAGCTTGACCACGCGCTGGGCCGCCATGCAGAGTTCCAGGCGCGGATGTACGAGCACGGCAAGCCGGGCCTGCAGACCTTCATCGGCAACCACGACGTGGAGCGCGTGTGCAGCCTCGTCGGTGCGGAGAAGGCCGGCCTGGCCGCGGTCGCGCTGCTCACCCTGCCGGGCATCCCGAGCATCTACTACGGTGACGAGCGGGGAGCCGAGGGACGTAAGGGCGAGGGCGTCGACGCCGACGCCGCCCTGCGGCCGAGCTTCGACGAGCTGCCCGAACCGGGCGAGTTGACGCAGCTCTACCGCCGGCTTATCGGGCTGCGCGGCGAGCACGGCTGGATCGCCGAGGGCGACCTGGAGGTCGTCGAGAAGTCCGACGAGGCGATCGCCTACGTGGTGCGCGCCCGCGGGGAGCAGGCCCACGAGCTGGCGGTGAACCTATCCGTGGCCGACGGCTCCCACGCCGCTATTCACATCGACGGCGCTGAGGCGCTGGTCTTCTAG
- a CDS encoding GNAT family N-acetyltransferase, with protein MSDVHDRLVRARLDSPLAAPLVTELSDFYAARYADYGGFDQPANTPPELELYPPLLFTPPYGELVLIVRDGRAIAGGAFMYLDPTTAEIKRVWTSSQHRRQGLSRRIMAALEEAIIERGYRNAYLSTGPRQPEAVALYRSLGYTPLFDTTVDPESIGALAFEKVLAPDNAGPRLRGPLDALRGARQRRALRRTHKFRPRPGRRLGD; from the coding sequence ATGTCCGATGTCCACGACCGCCTCGTTCGCGCCCGGCTCGATTCCCCTCTTGCCGCCCCGCTGGTAACAGAACTCTCCGACTTCTATGCCGCCCGCTACGCCGACTACGGCGGCTTCGACCAGCCGGCCAATACCCCTCCGGAGCTTGAGCTCTACCCCCCGCTGCTATTCACCCCTCCCTACGGGGAGCTTGTGCTCATCGTCCGAGACGGCCGCGCCATCGCCGGCGGTGCTTTCATGTACCTGGACCCCACCACCGCGGAAATCAAGCGCGTATGGACCTCCTCACAGCACCGCCGGCAGGGACTCTCCCGCCGGATCATGGCAGCGTTAGAGGAAGCCATCATCGAGCGCGGATACCGCAACGCCTACCTGAGCACCGGGCCCCGCCAGCCGGAGGCCGTCGCACTCTACCGCAGCCTCGGGTACACGCCACTGTTCGACACCACCGTTGACCCCGAAAGCATCGGGGCGCTCGCCTTCGAAAAGGTGCTGGCCCCGGACAATGCCGGCCCGCGGCTGCGCGGCCCCCTCGACGCGCTGCGAGGAGCGCGCCAGCGCCGGGCGCTCCGGAGAACACACAAGTTCCGGCCGCGCCCCGGAAGGCGCCTGGGCGACTAG